From the Photobacterium sp. GJ3 genome, one window contains:
- a CDS encoding TetR/AcrR family transcriptional regulator, which yields MAASSRKTTKGELTRQKIIDATLALIASTGLNSLSHRSIANAAQVRLSLTSYYFESMDHLILCAFEEFARRELKQIQWIREQVDDILQPIVTLGEGSDRGPAFSN from the coding sequence ATGGCAGCTAGTTCTCGAAAAACAACAAAGGGAGAACTGACCCGACAAAAAATCATCGACGCGACACTCGCGTTGATTGCGAGCACTGGATTGAATAGTTTGTCACACCGCAGCATTGCGAATGCTGCCCAGGTGCGGTTATCACTGACCAGTTACTATTTTGAAAGCATGGATCACTTGATTCTGTGTGCTTTTGAAGAATTTGCTCGTCGTGAATTGAAGCAGATTCAATGGATTCGGGAACAGGTCGATGACATTCTTCAGCCTATCGTGACTCTTGGGGAAGGCAGCGATAGAGGGCCTGCGTTCAGCAACTGA
- the pdhA gene encoding pyruvate dehydrogenase (acetyl-transferring) E1 component subunit alpha, translating into MNVQALSMHRFLDYQGQAVASLPEWATLETLQGFYRDMVLTRVYDNKAVALQRTGKLGTYPSHLGSEAIGIAVGRSLRKDDVFIPYYRDMPAMWARGIAMEKNLQYWGGDERGSDFTLDDQHCHDLPFCVPIATQCTHAVGVAAALKIQGGHHAALVTCGDGATSKGDFLESINCAGAWNIPLVFVINNNQWAISVPRKLQCGAEYLSEKAKGAGIPGIAVDGNDIIAMYDVLMKSLDRARKGKGATLIEAISYRLGDHTTADDASRYRSEDELQQAWQYEPVKRLKAYLMSQNAWSDEEEKAWLAQCRETVEQAVKRYLDIAPQPPETAFDYLYEQPTEEVRAQRDALIEKAMRMQGGHHG; encoded by the coding sequence ATGAATGTTCAAGCCTTAAGCATGCACCGCTTTCTGGACTATCAGGGACAAGCTGTTGCGTCCCTGCCAGAATGGGCAACCCTGGAAACCCTGCAAGGATTTTACCGGGATATGGTGCTGACAAGGGTTTACGATAACAAAGCGGTCGCACTCCAGCGCACAGGGAAACTGGGGACTTACCCTTCTCATCTGGGGTCAGAAGCCATTGGGATTGCCGTCGGCCGTTCGCTTCGCAAAGACGACGTCTTTATCCCTTACTACCGGGATATGCCAGCGATGTGGGCACGCGGGATCGCGATGGAAAAGAATCTTCAGTACTGGGGAGGTGATGAACGCGGCAGTGATTTTACACTGGATGATCAGCACTGCCACGATCTGCCCTTCTGTGTGCCGATTGCAACCCAATGCACGCATGCTGTCGGTGTCGCCGCTGCACTGAAAATTCAGGGTGGACATCATGCTGCACTGGTGACCTGTGGCGACGGTGCAACCTCGAAAGGTGATTTTCTCGAATCCATTAACTGCGCCGGTGCGTGGAATATTCCGCTGGTCTTTGTTATCAACAATAACCAATGGGCAATCTCTGTTCCCCGGAAATTGCAATGTGGTGCTGAATATTTGTCGGAGAAAGCCAAAGGTGCCGGTATTCCCGGTATTGCTGTGGATGGAAACGACATTATTGCCATGTATGACGTCCTGATGAAAAGTCTGGATCGTGCCCGGAAAGGCAAAGGCGCAACCTTAATTGAAGCCATCAGCTACCGCTTGGGCGATCACACTACAGCGGATGACGCCAGCCGTTACCGGAGCGAAGATGAACTCCAGCAAGCCTGGCAATACGAGCCGGTAAAACGCTTGAAAGCTTATCTGATGTCACAAAATGCCTGGTCAGATGAAGAAGAGAAAGCCTGGCTGGCGCAATGCCGTGAAACGGTCGAACAGGCGGTGAAACGCTATCTGGACATTGCACCACAACCACCGGAAACCGCATTCGACTATCTGTATGAACAACCTACGGAAGAGGTTCGGGCGCAACGGGATGCACTCATTGAAAAAGCAATGCGGATGCAAGGAGGCCACCATGGCTGA
- a CDS encoding thioredoxin domain-containing protein — MPSFTVSCPHCQEAVTLQPASLSNTVSCPHCSKAVLDGRPVEGDSHNFAALIQGPKPVVAIFWGNNCAPCQAFKPVVDQVAQQKKQYRFVRVNVKQHPALAKRYQVRGVPTVLIFRKGRQQAALNTALRKPAFLKWLAEVLE; from the coding sequence ATGCCGAGTTTTACTGTAAGCTGCCCGCACTGCCAAGAGGCAGTGACCTTGCAGCCCGCTTCTTTGTCAAATACTGTGTCTTGCCCGCATTGTTCCAAAGCAGTTTTAGATGGCAGACCCGTAGAAGGTGACAGTCACAACTTTGCAGCACTGATTCAAGGCCCCAAACCTGTTGTTGCAATTTTTTGGGGGAACAACTGTGCGCCCTGTCAGGCATTTAAACCTGTGGTTGATCAAGTCGCCCAACAAAAGAAGCAATATCGGTTTGTCAGAGTGAATGTGAAACAGCATCCGGCTCTGGCAAAGCGGTATCAGGTGAGAGGGGTGCCAACCGTTCTGATTTTCCGGAAAGGGCGGCAACAAGCGGCTTTGAATACAGCTTTACGTAAACCTGCATTTTTGAAGTGGCTGGCAGAAGTGCTTGAATAA
- a CDS encoding alpha-ketoacid dehydrogenase subunit beta, protein MAEMTMLEAVNLALHHEMESDPNVVVLGEDVGDNGGVFRATVGLKQKFGLKRVIDTPLAEALIGGVTVGMASQGLRPVAEFQFQGFVFPAMEHLICHAARWRNRTRGRLTCPAVFRAPFGGGIHAPEHHSESIEAMFAHTAGLKVVIPSSPKRAYGLLLAAIRSNDPVMFFEPKRIYRTVKSDVIDNGEALPLDTCFTLRKGRDLTLVTWGACVVESLQAVNELSKMGIEAEVIDLASIKPIDMSTIIASLEKTGRLLVVHEASKTCGVGAELLAQVSEKAMCLLKAPPIRVTGYDTVMPYYRNEDYFMIQKDDIVIAAKQLVEGWK, encoded by the coding sequence ATGGCTGAGATGACAATGCTGGAAGCCGTAAATCTGGCCCTGCATCATGAAATGGAAAGCGATCCCAATGTGGTCGTTCTGGGCGAAGATGTCGGTGATAATGGCGGGGTTTTCCGGGCAACGGTTGGCCTGAAACAAAAATTTGGGCTGAAACGCGTCATAGATACACCACTGGCAGAAGCGCTCATCGGCGGGGTCACTGTCGGAATGGCCAGCCAGGGATTACGCCCTGTCGCTGAGTTTCAGTTTCAGGGCTTTGTCTTCCCGGCGATGGAACATTTGATCTGCCATGCCGCACGCTGGCGAAACAGAACCCGGGGACGCCTCACCTGCCCTGCTGTGTTTCGTGCGCCTTTTGGTGGTGGAATTCATGCGCCGGAGCACCACTCAGAAAGCATTGAGGCGATGTTTGCCCACACGGCTGGTCTGAAAGTGGTGATCCCGTCTTCTCCCAAACGCGCTTATGGATTATTACTGGCGGCCATCCGCAGTAATGATCCCGTCATGTTCTTCGAGCCAAAGCGTATCTACCGGACCGTAAAATCAGATGTGATTGATAATGGTGAAGCCCTGCCTCTGGATACCTGCTTTACCTTGCGTAAAGGTCGCGATCTGACTTTGGTCACCTGGGGCGCCTGTGTCGTTGAGTCCCTTCAGGCTGTGAATGAACTGTCCAAAATGGGAATCGAAGCCGAAGTGATTGATCTGGCCTCGATCAAGCCAATTGATATGAGCACGATTATTGCCTCACTGGAAAAAACCGGCCGGTTGCTGGTTGTCCATGAAGCCAGTAAAACCTGCGGTGTTGGCGCCGAACTGCTGGCTCAGGTGTCTGAAAAAGCGATGTGTTTACTGAAAGCACCACCAATCCGCGTAACGGGTTACGACACGGTGATGCCTTATTACCGCAATGAAGACTATTTCATGATTCAAAAAGACGACATTGTCATTGCGGCTAAACAACTAGTGGAGGGGTGGAAATGA
- a CDS encoding MOSC domain-containing protein, translating into MEELQFVNVSPEKGVEGDFRGKPGKRQVTVLSLDAWTDACQEVGESLPWTIRRANLLVEGTRFSQANVGDVIQIGQLRLKVTRETDPCPRMDEQFQGMTQALKPDWRGGVCCTVLSGGTIQVGDTVRIESGNAVQE; encoded by the coding sequence ATGGAAGAATTGCAATTTGTGAATGTTTCGCCAGAAAAAGGTGTGGAAGGTGATTTTCGGGGCAAACCGGGCAAACGCCAGGTGACTGTGCTGAGTCTGGATGCCTGGACAGATGCCTGTCAGGAAGTCGGTGAATCTTTACCCTGGACAATTCGCCGCGCTAACCTGCTGGTTGAAGGAACGCGTTTTTCACAAGCCAATGTGGGGGATGTGATTCAGATTGGTCAGCTCCGATTAAAGGTGACGCGAGAAACCGATCCTTGCCCCAGAATGGATGAGCAGTTCCAAGGGATGACGCAGGCACTCAAACCCGACTGGCGGGGAGGCGTTTGCTGTACTGTTCTGTCCGGAGGAACGATCCAAGTGGGGGATACGGTCCGTATCGAATCCGGAAATGCCGTTCAGGAATAA
- a CDS encoding cation diffusion facilitator family transporter, which yields MATCRKVSKERLALKMSLAGTVVLATLGIGYGLYVGSSAILLDGMFSFLSMGMTGLSLYTAYLVSRPDDNQFQFGYAHIEPLINVVNGLLILVTCLFALASGVQTIVNGGHEVVLEHAMVYAVLSTVCCFGIYFTETHIARKEDSELVRVDSQEWLVDGILSAAILVGFMLVMVFDAFGYSHWNAYVDPILVSAMAIAASVLPIKVLRRNLREVLLVAPQDKVQSRVDSVIEELSKQYRFDDYTHHFAKTGRQYDLEVNILVKDDRYWTTKRQDKIRQLLWDRLQGELGDTWLSVTFTGQKRWL from the coding sequence ATGGCGACTTGCCGTAAAGTTAGTAAGGAACGTCTGGCACTGAAAATGTCTCTTGCCGGTACAGTTGTCCTTGCCACCCTGGGTATTGGTTACGGACTGTATGTTGGATCGAGCGCGATCCTGCTCGACGGTATGTTCTCATTCCTGAGTATGGGTATGACAGGCTTAAGTCTGTATACCGCCTACCTGGTCTCAAGACCGGATGATAACCAATTCCAATTTGGTTATGCCCACATCGAACCTTTGATCAATGTCGTCAATGGCTTGCTCATCTTGGTAACCTGTTTGTTTGCACTGGCGAGTGGTGTGCAAACCATTGTCAACGGTGGCCATGAAGTTGTGCTGGAACATGCGATGGTTTATGCAGTTTTGTCGACTGTTTGCTGTTTTGGTATCTATTTCACGGAAACCCACATTGCCCGGAAGGAAGACTCCGAACTTGTTCGGGTTGACTCTCAGGAATGGTTGGTCGATGGCATCTTGAGTGCTGCAATTTTAGTTGGCTTTATGCTGGTGATGGTGTTCGACGCATTCGGTTATTCACACTGGAATGCTTATGTCGACCCGATTCTGGTTTCAGCGATGGCCATTGCAGCGTCGGTCTTACCGATTAAGGTACTCCGTCGTAATTTGCGAGAGGTGCTGCTGGTTGCACCGCAGGATAAAGTTCAGTCACGCGTAGACAGCGTGATCGAAGAACTATCCAAGCAATACCGTTTTGATGATTACACGCATCATTTTGCAAAGACGGGGCGTCAGTATGACCTGGAAGTTAATATTCTGGTGAAAGATGACCGGTACTGGACAACGAAACGCCAGGATAAAATCCGTCAGCTTTTATGGGATAGACTCCAGGGAGAGCTGGGGGATACCTGGTTGTCAGTGACATTCACTGGTCAAAAACGCTGGTTGTAA